Proteins encoded within one genomic window of Bemisia tabaci chromosome 2, PGI_BMITA_v3:
- the LOC109038013 gene encoding uncharacterized protein isoform X1 — MAETDTEEKLKKLEDKLKLKEGTMKDEVVKGFASMHRNDSNLTATARGMAREMLSKKILALFSLHGGHAKGFTETKWAFDQLETYSVIIEMVRLLWENHHTNLKADVNGTLGPFLTGMNKKPVLLKPPSKQ, encoded by the exons ATGGCGGAAACTGACACTGAAGAGAAATTGAAGAAGCTAGAAGATAAACTGAAATTGAAAGAAGGCACTATGAAGGATGAAGTT GTGAAGGGTTTTGCGTCGATGCACCGAAATGATTCTAACCTCACTGCCACGGCAAGAGGTATGGCAAGAGAGATGCTATCAAAAAAGATTCTAGCCTTATTTTCTCTGCATGGAGGGCATGCAAAGGGTTTTACAGAAACAAAATGGGCGTTCGATCAGCTGGAGACCTACTCAGTCATTATTG AGATGGTAAGACTTTTATGGGAAAATCATCACACCAATTTAAAGGCTGATGTGAATGGAACACTTGGGCCTTTCCTTACTGGGATGAACAAGAAGCCGGTTTTATTAAAGCCCCCATCAAAGCAGTAA
- the LOC109038013 gene encoding uncharacterized protein isoform X2, with amino-acid sequence MKFLIFLQVKGFASMHRNDSNLTATARGMAREMLSKKILALFSLHGGHAKGFTETKWAFDQLETYSVIIEMVRLLWENHHTNLKADVNGTLGPFLTGMNKKPVLLKPPSKQ; translated from the exons ATGAAGTT TTTAATTTTCCTCCAGGTGAAGGGTTTTGCGTCGATGCACCGAAATGATTCTAACCTCACTGCCACGGCAAGAGGTATGGCAAGAGAGATGCTATCAAAAAAGATTCTAGCCTTATTTTCTCTGCATGGAGGGCATGCAAAGGGTTTTACAGAAACAAAATGGGCGTTCGATCAGCTGGAGACCTACTCAGTCATTATTG AGATGGTAAGACTTTTATGGGAAAATCATCACACCAATTTAAAGGCTGATGTGAATGGAACACTTGGGCCTTTCCTTACTGGGATGAACAAGAAGCCGGTTTTATTAAAGCCCCCATCAAAGCAGTAA